The following proteins are encoded in a genomic region of Cataglyphis hispanica isolate Lineage 1 chromosome 9, ULB_Chis1_1.0, whole genome shotgun sequence:
- the LOC126851948 gene encoding protein tiptop isoform X1, producing the protein MRSKQQPRPSFRWPQQRGDNLTGEDGVEGSAPGTDLQGEEGDCVDEDGPISPSERGCAPVAKEDEDADGTDEEDDEEASPPTPPPSATSRLNPTILRDTGPPDREPMSPRCPSRDSRESSGPATGSPPPPATRNSASPVSPSSIVPLPLGTHPLLPPHSAAVMAAYLQQTHQRLLLGHSPLSRGSVSPLVSSSCSPPAATPGLLVSPTSVGEISPSATPLPAVLDFSTRKASPTEEDEEEQILNLSKPPTPSSSTETNNGPLDLSVSSRKRVDTENSSPPLPRKSSRLASSTSSTSHQETAPGAASSGFGRPPIVSPWTSPVVASHFPYFAAAVAAVTSQQQLSPKSTSGVVDHHQLWNGKMKPPTALEKSYQPSEATKALEKMSELSKLGGEDLFRSSSGGGAAVTGASAPATTSSSRHSAWQSHWLNKGADQAKDVLKCVWCKQSFPTLAAMTTHMKEAKHCGVNMPVPPPAPGIHSQQTSMPTIPPPQQPHQPQTSSSNTGSNNSATPSSKQSPSDLNLLIKETMPLPRKLVRGQDVWLGKGAEQTRQILKCMWCGQSFRSLAEMTSHMQQTQHYTNIISQEQIISWKSSDESKSANTTGSAGAGGNAGAGSNAGVQPGGGSGPHSGNNGGPGAGATSSHVSAVLTCKVCDQAFSSLKELSNHMVKNSHYKEHIMRSITESGGRRRQTREKRKKSLPVRKLLELERAQNEFKNGDAAANLTHSLGKQASRITCEKCGEKIETPLFVEHIRQCIGAGTVGVNQRNFLKNALMSNHLPATLPPSESGRKSVNEETSSISSRHHRSPSSASDATTPGKDTPTPNANESTAPIGTSPSVLNAIEKLIEKSFDSRVRHGTPGMHHAQSGAPMGTSILKRLGIDESVDYTKPLVDPQTMNLLRSYQQQQQHQQHYANAARRERSGSESSSISERGSGRTDTMTPERRMDLSTTSHERHSSSLSHHHRVTPEKQTAPLPSRHHQITEESGDEESSTVVVKKEPRDEETEERGANEEEQQQSQSTREVFVKKEIVDDCRDEEDQSSYNHRRSSLHETPEDGREVLSPRMNPPTPRPTNQVEQIARSPCRNSTSSPTSSDRSVTPRGTPDTKASSSLGALSSMFDSLSGGNSGGGGSNVDSQGRKTSSHPLAALQKLCDKTETRGPSASGASRSGGSSGGSTIGPGSGSTVGVTGPGPGPTPGAILAFSWACNDAVVTADSIMKCAFCDTPFISKGAYRHHLSKMHFVKDGVIPDPLTIGRSAAAAAAAAAAVTQSTSGGPSRNSSSPPTSQRNKSPPLPQANGSPSQSAASPLEESPHSKFLKYTELAKQLSSKYV; encoded by the exons GGGAGGACGGCGTCGAAGGCTCTGCGCCCGGTACGGACCTCCAAGGCGAGGAGGGCGATTGCGTCGACGAGGATGGTCCTATTAGTCCCAGCGAAAGAGGCTGTGCGCCCGTTGCGAAAGAGGATGAAGATGCCGATGGAACGGATGAAGAGGACGACGAGGAGGCATCGCCGCCTACGCCACCGCCTTCCGCCACCTCGAGATTAAATCCAACTATCTTGAGAGACACAGGACCTCCGGACAG GGAGCCAATGAGTCCGCGCTGTCCCTCGAGAGATTCTCGGGAATCGTCCGGTCCAGCGACCGGAAGTCCCCCACCACCTGCTACCAGGAACAGCGCGAGCCCAGTCAGTCCAAGTAGTATCGTGCCTCTACCCCTTGGAACTCATCCCCTGCTACCACCCCATTCTGCAGCAGTCATGGCGGCGTATCTGCAACAGACTCATCAGCGCCTCCTTCTCGGTCACTCGCCTTTATCGCGCGGTTCGGTGTCGCCTCTGGTTTCCTCGTCGTGTTCGCCACCAGCTGCTACCCCCGGTCTCCTGGTATCGCCTACCAGCGTTGGGGAGATCTCGCCGTCAGCGACACCCTTGCCAGCTGTGTTGGATTTTAGCACGAGGAAAGCGTCCCCGACCGAGGAGGATGAGGAAGAACAGATATTAAATCTCAGCAAACCGCCTACGCCGTCTTCCTCGACAGAGACGAACAATGGTCCATTGGATCTTTCAGTATCCAGCAGAAAACGAGTCGACACGGAAAATTCGTCGCCTCCGCTACCGCGCAAGTCATCGAGATTGGCCTCATCGACGAGTTCCACGAGCCATCAAGAAACGGCGCCGGGAGCCGCATCATCCGGCTTTGGTCGACCACCGATAGTATCTCCCTGGACATCTCCGGTGGTTGCCTCACATTTCCCATACTTCGCTGCAGCGGTAGCAGCAGTTACTAGTCAGCAGCAGCTTTCGCCGAAAAGCACAAGCGGTGTAGTGGATCATCATCAGCTTTGGAACGGGAAGATGAAGCCACCAACAGCGCTGGAAAAATCGTATCAACCTAGCGAAGCTACGAAGGCTCTCGAGAAAATGAGCGAGTTGAGTAAACTTGGCGGCGAGGATCTCTTCAGATCATCTTCCGGAGGTGGTGCCGCTGTAACGGGTGCCAGCGCGCCGGCCACAACGTCCAGCAGTCGTCACAGCGCCTGGCAGTCTCATTGGTTGAACAAAGGAGCCGATCAAGCCAAGGACGTTCTAAAATGCGTGTGGTGCAAACAGAGTTTTCCAACTCTGGCAGCGATGACGACGCACATGAAGGAAGCAAAACACTGCGGCGTTAATATGCCTGTACCACCTCCGGCGCCAGGAATTCACTCGCAGCAGACGAGCATGCCAACCATACCGCCGCCTCAGCAACCACATCAACCGCAAACTTCTAGCAGTAACACTGGTAGCAACAACTCGGCTACGCCTAGCAGCAAGCAAAGTCCCTCCGATTTGAATCTTTTAATCAAGGAAACAATGCCTTTGCCGCGGAAGCTCGTGCGAGGCCAGGATGTCTGGTTAGGCAAAGGTGCCGAGCAAACGCGGCAGATTCTCAAATGCATGTGGTGCGGGCAGAGCTTCCGTTCGTTGGCCGAAATGACTTCGCATATGCAACAAACGCAACATTACACGAACATTATTTCTCAGGAGCAAATAATATCCTGGAAATCGTCCGACGAGAGCAAAAGCGCCAACACTACTGGCAGCGCTGGGGCTGGCGGGAATGCCGGTGCAGGAAGCAATGCAGGAGTACAACCGGGTGGTGGATCCGGGCCTCACAGCGGAAACAACGGCGGTCCCGGTGCTGGCGCGACGAGCAGCCATGTTAGCGCCGTACTAACTTGCAAAGTTTGCGATCAAGCATTCAGTTCTCTGAAGGAATTGAGTAATCACATGGTGAAGAATTCGCATTATAAGGAACACATAATGCGCTCGATTACCGAGAGCGGGGGACGTCGGCGGCAAACGCGAGAGAAGCGAAAAAAGTCACTGCCCGTGAGGAAACTGCTCGAACTCGAACGCGCGCAGAATGAATTTAAGAATGGCGATGCTGCCGCCAATCTGACACATAGTCTCGGTAAGCAAGCCAGTAGAATTACGTGCGAGAAATGCGGAGAGAAGATCGAAACTCCGCTCTTTGTAGAGCATATACGTCAATGCATCGGCGCAGGCACGGTGGGCGTCAATCAACGAAACTTCTTGAAGAACGCGCTCATGTCTAATCATTTACCTGCAACGCTACCGCCATCCGAGAGCGGACGTAAGAGCGTCAATGAGGAAACATCTTCGATATCATCGAGGCATCATCGATCTCCATCTTCTGCCAGCGACGCGACAACGCCTGGGAAAGATACGCCTACACCGAACGCCAATGAAAGCACCGCTCCGATAGGTACCTCGCCATCAGTTTTGAACGCGATAGAGAAGCTCATCGAAAAGAGTTTCGATTCTCGCGTGAGACACGGCACACCCGGTATGCATCACGCCCAATCCGGCGCACCTATGGGTACAAGTATACTCAAGCGTTTGGGCATCGACGAGAGCGTGGATTACACGAAACCTCTGGTGGATCCGCAAACGATGAATTTACTCCGAAGTtatcagcagcagcagcagcatcaGCAACATTACGCGAATGCAGCCAGAAGGGAGCGAAGCGGTAGCGAGTCTAGTTCAATATCAGAGCGAGGAAGCGGCAGAACGGATACCATGACACCAGAAAGACGCATGGATCTATCTACCACGAGTCATGAAAGACACTCGAGTTCTCTGTCTCATCATCATCGAGTCACTCCAGAGAAACAGACAGCGCCATTACCTAGTCGCCATCATCAAATTACAGAAGAATCCGGAGATGAAGAATCGTCTACCGTGGTGGTAAAGAAAGAGCCGAGGGACGAAGAGACAGAAGAACGAGGCGCGAACGAGGAAGAGCAACAGCAATCACAATCGACGAGGGAAGTATTTGTGAAGAAGGAGATAGTAGACGACTGCCGGGACGAAGAAGATCAGAGTTCCTACAATCACCGACGAAGCAGCCTCCATGAAACGCCGGAGGACGGACGAGAGGTTCTGTCACCTCGCATGAATCCACCTACGCCACGGCCGACCAACCAGGTGGAACAGATTGCGCGTAGTCCCTGTAGAAACAGCACGAGTAGCCCTACCAGCAGCGATCGATCGGTCACGCCACGGGGTACGCCCGACACTAAAGCCTCGAGTAGTCTTGGAGCGCTTTCCTCCATGTTCGACAGCTTGTCCGGTGGTAACAGCGGAGGCGGTGGAAGCAACGTCGACTCGCAAGGACGCAAAACGAGCAGTCATCCTCTCGCGGCGTTGCAGAAATTGTGTGACAAGACGGAGACACGAGGTCCGAGCGCCAGTGGCGCTTCGAGATCCGGGGGTAGTTCCGGAGGGAGTACCATCGGACCAGGCAGCGGTAGCACGGTAGGAGTGACCGGTCCGGGTCCCGGACCAACACCGGGCGCCATTTTGGCATTCAGCTGGGCCTGCAACGATGCGGTAGTTACCGCGGATTCGATAATGAAATGCGCATTCTGCGACACGCCTTTCATTTCGAAGGGCGCGTACAGGCATCACCTCTCCAAGATGCACTTTGTCAAGGACGGCGTTATCCCGGATCCATTGACCATCGGCAGGTCGGCCGCAgcggccgccgccgccgccgccgcggtCACTCAGAGCACTTCCGGTGGGCCGAGTCGCAACTCCTCGTCGCCGCCGACGTCGCAGCGCAACAAGTCGCCGCCGCTTCCACAAGCGAACGGCAGCCCGTCGCAGTCAGCGGCCTCTCCCCTCGAGGAGAGCCCGCACTCCAAATTTCTCAAGTATACGGAGCTGGCAAAGCAATTGTCCAGTAAGTACGTATAG
- the LOC126851948 gene encoding protein tiptop isoform X2: MPRRKQHAPQRMKWEDGVEGSAPGTDLQGEEGDCVDEDGPISPSERGCAPVAKEDEDADGTDEEDDEEASPPTPPPSATSRLNPTILRDTGPPDREPMSPRCPSRDSRESSGPATGSPPPPATRNSASPVSPSSIVPLPLGTHPLLPPHSAAVMAAYLQQTHQRLLLGHSPLSRGSVSPLVSSSCSPPAATPGLLVSPTSVGEISPSATPLPAVLDFSTRKASPTEEDEEEQILNLSKPPTPSSSTETNNGPLDLSVSSRKRVDTENSSPPLPRKSSRLASSTSSTSHQETAPGAASSGFGRPPIVSPWTSPVVASHFPYFAAAVAAVTSQQQLSPKSTSGVVDHHQLWNGKMKPPTALEKSYQPSEATKALEKMSELSKLGGEDLFRSSSGGGAAVTGASAPATTSSSRHSAWQSHWLNKGADQAKDVLKCVWCKQSFPTLAAMTTHMKEAKHCGVNMPVPPPAPGIHSQQTSMPTIPPPQQPHQPQTSSSNTGSNNSATPSSKQSPSDLNLLIKETMPLPRKLVRGQDVWLGKGAEQTRQILKCMWCGQSFRSLAEMTSHMQQTQHYTNIISQEQIISWKSSDESKSANTTGSAGAGGNAGAGSNAGVQPGGGSGPHSGNNGGPGAGATSSHVSAVLTCKVCDQAFSSLKELSNHMVKNSHYKEHIMRSITESGGRRRQTREKRKKSLPVRKLLELERAQNEFKNGDAAANLTHSLGKQASRITCEKCGEKIETPLFVEHIRQCIGAGTVGVNQRNFLKNALMSNHLPATLPPSESGRKSVNEETSSISSRHHRSPSSASDATTPGKDTPTPNANESTAPIGTSPSVLNAIEKLIEKSFDSRVRHGTPGMHHAQSGAPMGTSILKRLGIDESVDYTKPLVDPQTMNLLRSYQQQQQHQQHYANAARRERSGSESSSISERGSGRTDTMTPERRMDLSTTSHERHSSSLSHHHRVTPEKQTAPLPSRHHQITEESGDEESSTVVVKKEPRDEETEERGANEEEQQQSQSTREVFVKKEIVDDCRDEEDQSSYNHRRSSLHETPEDGREVLSPRMNPPTPRPTNQVEQIARSPCRNSTSSPTSSDRSVTPRGTPDTKASSSLGALSSMFDSLSGGNSGGGGSNVDSQGRKTSSHPLAALQKLCDKTETRGPSASGASRSGGSSGGSTIGPGSGSTVGVTGPGPGPTPGAILAFSWACNDAVVTADSIMKCAFCDTPFISKGAYRHHLSKMHFVKDGVIPDPLTIGRSAAAAAAAAAAVTQSTSGGPSRNSSSPPTSQRNKSPPLPQANGSPSQSAASPLEESPHSKFLKYTELAKQLSSKYV; the protein is encoded by the exons GGGAGGACGGCGTCGAAGGCTCTGCGCCCGGTACGGACCTCCAAGGCGAGGAGGGCGATTGCGTCGACGAGGATGGTCCTATTAGTCCCAGCGAAAGAGGCTGTGCGCCCGTTGCGAAAGAGGATGAAGATGCCGATGGAACGGATGAAGAGGACGACGAGGAGGCATCGCCGCCTACGCCACCGCCTTCCGCCACCTCGAGATTAAATCCAACTATCTTGAGAGACACAGGACCTCCGGACAG GGAGCCAATGAGTCCGCGCTGTCCCTCGAGAGATTCTCGGGAATCGTCCGGTCCAGCGACCGGAAGTCCCCCACCACCTGCTACCAGGAACAGCGCGAGCCCAGTCAGTCCAAGTAGTATCGTGCCTCTACCCCTTGGAACTCATCCCCTGCTACCACCCCATTCTGCAGCAGTCATGGCGGCGTATCTGCAACAGACTCATCAGCGCCTCCTTCTCGGTCACTCGCCTTTATCGCGCGGTTCGGTGTCGCCTCTGGTTTCCTCGTCGTGTTCGCCACCAGCTGCTACCCCCGGTCTCCTGGTATCGCCTACCAGCGTTGGGGAGATCTCGCCGTCAGCGACACCCTTGCCAGCTGTGTTGGATTTTAGCACGAGGAAAGCGTCCCCGACCGAGGAGGATGAGGAAGAACAGATATTAAATCTCAGCAAACCGCCTACGCCGTCTTCCTCGACAGAGACGAACAATGGTCCATTGGATCTTTCAGTATCCAGCAGAAAACGAGTCGACACGGAAAATTCGTCGCCTCCGCTACCGCGCAAGTCATCGAGATTGGCCTCATCGACGAGTTCCACGAGCCATCAAGAAACGGCGCCGGGAGCCGCATCATCCGGCTTTGGTCGACCACCGATAGTATCTCCCTGGACATCTCCGGTGGTTGCCTCACATTTCCCATACTTCGCTGCAGCGGTAGCAGCAGTTACTAGTCAGCAGCAGCTTTCGCCGAAAAGCACAAGCGGTGTAGTGGATCATCATCAGCTTTGGAACGGGAAGATGAAGCCACCAACAGCGCTGGAAAAATCGTATCAACCTAGCGAAGCTACGAAGGCTCTCGAGAAAATGAGCGAGTTGAGTAAACTTGGCGGCGAGGATCTCTTCAGATCATCTTCCGGAGGTGGTGCCGCTGTAACGGGTGCCAGCGCGCCGGCCACAACGTCCAGCAGTCGTCACAGCGCCTGGCAGTCTCATTGGTTGAACAAAGGAGCCGATCAAGCCAAGGACGTTCTAAAATGCGTGTGGTGCAAACAGAGTTTTCCAACTCTGGCAGCGATGACGACGCACATGAAGGAAGCAAAACACTGCGGCGTTAATATGCCTGTACCACCTCCGGCGCCAGGAATTCACTCGCAGCAGACGAGCATGCCAACCATACCGCCGCCTCAGCAACCACATCAACCGCAAACTTCTAGCAGTAACACTGGTAGCAACAACTCGGCTACGCCTAGCAGCAAGCAAAGTCCCTCCGATTTGAATCTTTTAATCAAGGAAACAATGCCTTTGCCGCGGAAGCTCGTGCGAGGCCAGGATGTCTGGTTAGGCAAAGGTGCCGAGCAAACGCGGCAGATTCTCAAATGCATGTGGTGCGGGCAGAGCTTCCGTTCGTTGGCCGAAATGACTTCGCATATGCAACAAACGCAACATTACACGAACATTATTTCTCAGGAGCAAATAATATCCTGGAAATCGTCCGACGAGAGCAAAAGCGCCAACACTACTGGCAGCGCTGGGGCTGGCGGGAATGCCGGTGCAGGAAGCAATGCAGGAGTACAACCGGGTGGTGGATCCGGGCCTCACAGCGGAAACAACGGCGGTCCCGGTGCTGGCGCGACGAGCAGCCATGTTAGCGCCGTACTAACTTGCAAAGTTTGCGATCAAGCATTCAGTTCTCTGAAGGAATTGAGTAATCACATGGTGAAGAATTCGCATTATAAGGAACACATAATGCGCTCGATTACCGAGAGCGGGGGACGTCGGCGGCAAACGCGAGAGAAGCGAAAAAAGTCACTGCCCGTGAGGAAACTGCTCGAACTCGAACGCGCGCAGAATGAATTTAAGAATGGCGATGCTGCCGCCAATCTGACACATAGTCTCGGTAAGCAAGCCAGTAGAATTACGTGCGAGAAATGCGGAGAGAAGATCGAAACTCCGCTCTTTGTAGAGCATATACGTCAATGCATCGGCGCAGGCACGGTGGGCGTCAATCAACGAAACTTCTTGAAGAACGCGCTCATGTCTAATCATTTACCTGCAACGCTACCGCCATCCGAGAGCGGACGTAAGAGCGTCAATGAGGAAACATCTTCGATATCATCGAGGCATCATCGATCTCCATCTTCTGCCAGCGACGCGACAACGCCTGGGAAAGATACGCCTACACCGAACGCCAATGAAAGCACCGCTCCGATAGGTACCTCGCCATCAGTTTTGAACGCGATAGAGAAGCTCATCGAAAAGAGTTTCGATTCTCGCGTGAGACACGGCACACCCGGTATGCATCACGCCCAATCCGGCGCACCTATGGGTACAAGTATACTCAAGCGTTTGGGCATCGACGAGAGCGTGGATTACACGAAACCTCTGGTGGATCCGCAAACGATGAATTTACTCCGAAGTtatcagcagcagcagcagcatcaGCAACATTACGCGAATGCAGCCAGAAGGGAGCGAAGCGGTAGCGAGTCTAGTTCAATATCAGAGCGAGGAAGCGGCAGAACGGATACCATGACACCAGAAAGACGCATGGATCTATCTACCACGAGTCATGAAAGACACTCGAGTTCTCTGTCTCATCATCATCGAGTCACTCCAGAGAAACAGACAGCGCCATTACCTAGTCGCCATCATCAAATTACAGAAGAATCCGGAGATGAAGAATCGTCTACCGTGGTGGTAAAGAAAGAGCCGAGGGACGAAGAGACAGAAGAACGAGGCGCGAACGAGGAAGAGCAACAGCAATCACAATCGACGAGGGAAGTATTTGTGAAGAAGGAGATAGTAGACGACTGCCGGGACGAAGAAGATCAGAGTTCCTACAATCACCGACGAAGCAGCCTCCATGAAACGCCGGAGGACGGACGAGAGGTTCTGTCACCTCGCATGAATCCACCTACGCCACGGCCGACCAACCAGGTGGAACAGATTGCGCGTAGTCCCTGTAGAAACAGCACGAGTAGCCCTACCAGCAGCGATCGATCGGTCACGCCACGGGGTACGCCCGACACTAAAGCCTCGAGTAGTCTTGGAGCGCTTTCCTCCATGTTCGACAGCTTGTCCGGTGGTAACAGCGGAGGCGGTGGAAGCAACGTCGACTCGCAAGGACGCAAAACGAGCAGTCATCCTCTCGCGGCGTTGCAGAAATTGTGTGACAAGACGGAGACACGAGGTCCGAGCGCCAGTGGCGCTTCGAGATCCGGGGGTAGTTCCGGAGGGAGTACCATCGGACCAGGCAGCGGTAGCACGGTAGGAGTGACCGGTCCGGGTCCCGGACCAACACCGGGCGCCATTTTGGCATTCAGCTGGGCCTGCAACGATGCGGTAGTTACCGCGGATTCGATAATGAAATGCGCATTCTGCGACACGCCTTTCATTTCGAAGGGCGCGTACAGGCATCACCTCTCCAAGATGCACTTTGTCAAGGACGGCGTTATCCCGGATCCATTGACCATCGGCAGGTCGGCCGCAgcggccgccgccgccgccgccgcggtCACTCAGAGCACTTCCGGTGGGCCGAGTCGCAACTCCTCGTCGCCGCCGACGTCGCAGCGCAACAAGTCGCCGCCGCTTCCACAAGCGAACGGCAGCCCGTCGCAGTCAGCGGCCTCTCCCCTCGAGGAGAGCCCGCACTCCAAATTTCTCAAGTATACGGAGCTGGCAAAGCAATTGTCCAGTAAGTACGTATAG